The proteins below are encoded in one region of Blochmannia endosymbiont of Camponotus (Colobopsis) obliquus:
- a CDS encoding homoserine O-succinyltransferase: MPIRVLDKLPAVDFLRKENIFLMTTESSKNMTTVNSLKVLILNLMPKKIETENQLLRLLSCSPLQIDVQLLRVDQHTPKNTPVGHLNNFYCNFIDIKNEKYDGLVITGAPLGLIKFCDVFFWTKIKEIIQWAIQHVTSTLFICWAAQAALNILYDIPQMIRKNKLMGIYKHDTLDSFAFLTRGFDDTFLAPHSRYTDFPTRIIRTNTDLEVLAASEEIGAYLFASYDKRIVCVTGHPEYDSITLANEYFRDLRIGLNPVLPVNYFPQNNSNLIPTSTWRSHGCLLFTNWIHYYVNQV, from the coding sequence ATGCCAATTCGGGTATTAGATAAATTACCTGCAGTAGATTTTTTACGTAAAGAAAATATTTTTTTAATGACTACTGAATCATCTAAAAATATGACGACAGTCAATTCATTAAAAGTACTTATTCTTAACCTTATGCCAAAAAAAATTGAAACAGAGAATCAATTGTTACGTTTATTATCCTGTTCTCCTTTACAGATTGATGTACAATTATTACGTGTAGATCAACATACTCCTAAGAATACTCCTGTTGGTCATTTGAATAATTTCTATTGTAATTTTATAGATATTAAGAACGAAAAATATGATGGTTTAGTTATTACTGGAGCACCATTAGGATTAATAAAATTCTGTGATGTGTTTTTTTGGACAAAAATAAAAGAAATTATACAATGGGCTATACAACACGTAACTTCAACTTTATTTATTTGTTGGGCAGCGCAAGCTGCATTAAATATATTATATGATATTCCCCAGATGATTCGTAAAAATAAATTGATGGGTATTTATAAACATGATACATTAGATTCGTTTGCATTTTTGACAAGAGGATTTGATGATACATTTTTAGCACCTCATTCACGTTATACTGATTTTCCTACAAGAATAATACGTACTAATACTGATTTAGAAGTTTTAGCAGCATCCGAAGAAATAGGAGCTTATTTATTTGCTAGTTATGACAAACGAATTGTTTGCGTTACAGGACATCCGGAATATGACAGTATAACTTTGGCTAATGAATATTTTCGAGATCTTCGTATTGGTTTAAATCCAGTGTTACCCGTAAATTATTTTCCACAAAATAATTCTAATTTGATACCTACATCTACTTGGCGTAGTCATGGGTGTTTATTATTTACTAATTGGATCCACTATTATGTCAATCAAGTGTAA
- the rsmD gene encoding 16S rRNA (guanine(966)-N(2))-methyltransferase RsmD, translating to MYKKHKKKIKNFQNLRIIGGKWRRRKLPTMYHSCLRPTTNKAKEMLFNWLIPVISGSHCLDGFAGSGSLGIEALSRQASKVTFIEKNYKSSVNLNKIIDIFDPNNNDIKVINVDLHKWLKKSNEIYNIVFLDPPFRKDLIHTTIELLVQYNHLIHNSWVYIETEKTNKLYFSEKYWKLYRNKTIGNSMHQLFTFNSLET from the coding sequence ATGTATAAAAAACATAAAAAAAAAATAAAAAATTTTCAAAACCTCCGTATTATCGGAGGTAAATGGCGGAGACGAAAATTACCTACAATGTATCACTCTTGTTTACGACCTACCACCAATAAAGCCAAAGAAATGTTATTCAATTGGTTAATTCCAGTAATTTCAGGTTCACATTGTTTAGACGGTTTTGCTGGTAGCGGATCTTTAGGTATAGAAGCTTTATCACGTCAAGCATCTAAAGTTACTTTTATAGAAAAAAATTATAAAAGCAGTGTTAATTTAAATAAAATTATAGATATATTTGATCCTAATAATAATGATATAAAAGTAATTAATGTCGATTTACACAAATGGTTGAAAAAATCTAATGAAATTTACAATATTGTATTTTTAGACCCACCATTTCGAAAAGATCTAATACATACAACAATTGAATTACTAGTACAATATAATCATTTAATTCATAACTCCTGGGTATATATAGAAACTGAAAAAACCAACAAACTTTACTTTTCAGAAAAATACTGGAAATTATATCGAAACAAAACAATTGGTAACTCTATGCATCAACTTTTTACATTCAATTCACTCGAAACTTAA